ACGGCCGGGGTACGCCGTCGAACTCTGGTTCCTTACCGAGTGGATCTCGCACGCCGCGCTGGCCGCGATGGTCTCCGAGCCCGACACTCAGAACCACGCGTTCCTTCTGGAGTTGACTTCACGGAACCGCCTGACGCTCCTATATAAGCCGGCTTCGGTCCGGATGGTCCATCGCCGTCCTCCAGGTCGTGGGGGCGGCGGCACGGTCTTCTCCGAGCCGTGCTACGTCCCCTACCGCTGGCATCACCTGGTCGGCCAGATGAACGGCGATCGGATGGAAGTCTATCTCGACGGTCTTCCCACCGCGTCGTCGGTGGTTTCCGCGGGCCCGGCGACTCCTCCCGCGCAACTGATCTTCGGTCGGCTCACGACGATCCCCATCCACGACTCCGGCTACAGCCGGCCGTTCTACGGGCGGATCGACGAGGCGGCGATCTACGATCACCCGTTGACGCCTGAGCGGATTCGCCTCCACCACGAACTGGGCCGGGCCCGGCCCTGAAGCGGCAGGCTTGTGAAGAGACGGTGAATTTCGTCGCGGCGCCCGGCTTTTCCGCGGCAAAGTCGAGTTCCGTGTGAGATTCGAACCGACGCGGCAAATTCGTTGCGTTCGAATCTCTAAGTCATCCGTCGTGTCTTCGCGGACGCTTACTCGTCTGCCCTTGGGATCGAAGAAGCCGAAATCACGCCTAAGCGTGCATCGGCCTCCTCGCCTCGCGGTCGGTCTGTGGAAGGGCCTGCGCCGGCCGCGTCCACATTGCACGGCCGAGCAAGGCCGATCCTTCCTCAACGTCAGAGGGATAACGCATGCGCACCTCATCGCCGCGACTCGGCTTCACACTGATCGAACTCCTGGTGGTGATCGCGATCATCGCCGTGCTCATCGCACTGCTGCTGCCGGCCGTGCAGGCGGCTCGCGAGGCCGCCCGTCGCGCTCAGTGCGTCAACAACCTCAAGCAGATCGGCCTGGGGTTGGCCAACTATGAGAGCGGCGTATCCGCTTTCCCAACCTCGGAGTTGGAACGGTGGGCCCCCGGCAACACGTCGCCCTCTGCGCTGGTGATGGTCCTTCCCTACATCGAGCAGACGGTGCTTGCGAATGCGTTGAACTATCTCAATATCGCCCCGGCCGCGGGCGGACCGACCTTCTGGAACTCGACGTCGCCGGTCAACTCGACGGTGCAGTTCGCGGTGATCAACGCGTACCTCTGTCCCTCGGACCAGTCTCGGCTGACCTTCGCCTACGGCAGTACGAACTACCAGGCTTGCACGGGGGCCGACGCCAACAACTTCAACAGCACCACGACCGTCCGGACGGTCACCAGCGTGCAGTCGTACGCGGGCGTCTTCAACGGCCTGAGCGTCTCCAACAACATGGGCGCGATCGTCGACGGCACGTCGAACACGGTCGGCATGAGCGAGGTCGTCAAGGGGATCGGCCAGGTCAACACCTGGGATCCGCTGAAGCCGGGGGCTTACGCTTCGAGGGTCTCCACGGCGGCCTCGAACAACCCCCAGACTGACAACGCGAACTGCAAGACCGTCAACCGTTCCGCTGCCAGCATCTCGGCCGGTTGGCCTTTCGGCGGTGCCTGGTGGTGGGGACGTTCCGGTCAGACGCGGTACAGCCACGTGATGACCCCGAACGACGTGAGCTGCGCCTTCGGCAGCACGAGCAACACCGACAGCAACCTCGACGCCATCACGGCGTCCAGCCGGCACTCCGGCGGCGTGAACGCCCAGTTCATGGACGGCTCGGTCCGTTTCATCAAGGATAGCATCAGCCCCGCGACCTGGTGGGCGCTGGCGACCCGGTCCGGCGGCGAGGTGATCTCGTCCGATTCGTACTGACCCGCGCCGTCGACCTTCGACTCCGCTCGGCTGACGCGGCGAGCCCAGGGCAACGCGGGGCATCGAACCCATACTGTTCCTCTGGATGTTTGCAGCAGGGAGAATGGACAGATGATGCGAACGATGCGCTGGGTGTTGACCTCGGCCGTGACCACGGCCGCCTTGCTGGGCGTCGTGGCGGGATGCGACGACGGGACGCCGCCCGTGGAGAGCGGAATGGAGGAGGTCGCGGTCAAGGGAACGGTCACGCTCAAGGGGAAGCCGCTTGAGAATGGCGACATCACCTTCGACGGCAGCAACGTCAAGCGGAAGAACGGAATCCTGAAGTCCGCCAAGGTGAAGGCGGGCGTCTACGAGGCCAAGGCCCTGGTCGGCGGCAACTCGGTCACCGTTCACTCCAAGGAGATCGACAAGGACACGGGCCTCTCCGCCAACTCCAAGTTCGTGGAGCTGAAGGCTGGGGAGGAGAACAAGGTCGACATCCAGCTCTAAGCCGGACTGACGCCTTTGAACGAGACCTGGGGGAATGCCGCGCGATCCCGCACGGCATTCCCCTCGCTGATTTCGTACGCCAAGTGGTCCGGCGCTTGCGCCGTGCATTGACTCCAATCGATCCGGCCGACGTCCGAGATTTGCGGCGAAGGCTGGGCTCGCCTCTCGGGACCGGGTACGATGCGCCCGTCGTATCGCCCGAGCCTGTTCCCGACACCAACCGCCAGGAGCCGCGTCATGGACCTTTCGCGTCGCCAGTTCATCCAGACCGCGGCCGTCGGGGCCGCCGTTGCACCTTCGCTGGGCGCGGCCGCCGCGGCCGGCAAGCTGCCGAGCCGGCCGTTCGGCAAGACCGGGATGGAGGTCTCCATCCTCGGCTTCGGCTCGGGCAGCCGGTTCCTTATGTACGATGAAGACACGGCGCTCCAGGCTTTGACGAAGGCCCTGGAAGGCGGGATCACGTACATCGACACCGCCAACAACTACGGCAACGGCAAGAGCGAGGAGCGGATCGGCCGCATCCTCCCCGAGTGGCGCTCCAAGGTGACGCTCGCCAGCAAGATCGCCGGCCGCACGGCGGACCTGTTCAATCGCCAGCTTGAGGCGAGCCTGAAGCGGCTGAAGACCGACCACCTGGACGTCTGCCATCTGCACGCCCTCTCCGGTCCCGAGGACCTCGCCAAGATCGAGGCCCCCGACGGCGCGTTGAAGGCCCTGTACAAGGCCCGCGACGAGAAGATCATCCGGGCCGCGGGGATCTCCTGCCACGCCGCGCCCGAGTCGCTCAAGCTCGCCCTGGAGCGGCACGACTTCAACGCCACCCAGATGGCCCTGAACGCGGCGCTCGCCCGCATGGCCGAGGCCAAGGGAGGCATGAAGGCCACGCCGATGCCCCCGCCGGGGAGCTTTGAGGAACTCGCCTTGCCCGTCGCCGTGAAGAAGGGGCTGGGGATCATCGCCATGAAGGTCTTCGCCCAGGAGCAGATCCTTGGCGCTGCGCCGGTGGAGAAGCTGCTGGCGTACTCGCTGTCGCTGCCGGTGAGCCTGGCCAGCGTGGGGATGCCCAAGCTGGAGTTCATCGACCGCAACCTGGAACTGGCCCGCGCCTTCACCCCGATGTCGGCCGACGACCGCCACAAGCTGAACGACTCGATCGCCTCCGAGCGCAAGGCGGCCGTCGTGGAGTTCTTCCGCGACCACCTCGACGCCTGACAGGCTCTCGCGGTCATTCACTGCAACCACCGGGCGGCCGCTCGGACCGCGGTCCAAGCGATCAGCCCGGCGGTCGCTAGCGCCAGCAGGACGGCCGCCGCGTCGCGGTTTGGGGATTCGGCGGGGGCTTTCGGCGGTGAGGGAGCCTTTATCTTCGGGCCCAGGAGGCGGCGAGCCTCGTCGAGCGTGATCGGAGGGACCTCGAGGGCCAGCGGGACCGAGCCCCCAGGGCCTTCGATCGCACGGACCGGTCCGGTGGTGATGATCGCCGGCCTGGCGTCCAGGTCGAGAGATGAAGTGGCGCGAAAGTGGGCCGTCGCACGTCGGCCGCCCATCGGGGTGAAATCCGGCGACTCCCCATTCTTCGCGTCGAGCCCTCCCAACTCCCACGTCTCGCAGTCCCATCCGGTCGGTACATACCCGCCCGAGGCGCACCGCCAGGCTTCCTGGACCTCCACCGTCAGGCCGGTCGCCGTGCCCGATCCTCGGTCGAACTTGATCAGACGGGCCGTCCTCGGGAGCCAGCCGATGGAAGGGTCGTAGGCGACCTCGATCCGGATCCATCCACTTTCGCTGATCTTGTGATACGACTCCACCTCCACGGGGCGGCCGTCTCGAACCCCCGGTAGAAGCTCCGGCGTCACCCCCGGGAAGACCGACTCGATCATGTGGGGGAATGACGTCGCCATCCCCCACCAGAGCGGCGACCGGGCGTCCTCCGGCAGAGCGGCCCCCTCCCCCTCGGCGACCTCCAGCGAACGAGGGCGCCGCGAGACCAGGGTTGTACCGTTCCACAGGACCTCGTCCGCGGCCAGACCCGGACCCCCCTCCTCCGGCCGCCATCGCAGGTGCTCCGTCCGGCCGTCGCAGGCCCACGTCCCAAGGATGACCGTCGCCGGGTCTTCGACCCCGCTCCCCGCCAGCCGATCGTACGCGAACCGGAATTGCACCTTCGCCCGGGTGACCGCATAGTTCGCCTGCGACCGCTCCAGCGGTGTCAGCCCGCTCGCCAGGACGCCGAGGATCATCGCTGTCGCGAACGTCATGGGAAGACCCTCTCGAACAGAATCTATGACATGTGTCATTCGGCCTCTGTCGTGGATTCTTTCGCCGAGAGTTCCCGTCGTCAAGGGGTTTCTGCGACATTTGTAGGATTGGCGGATCGAGGGCGGAACTACGGGTTGGGGGCTCCCTTGATAGGGGACGACTCTGCGTCGACGCGGGTAGTCTCGTAGGGCTGATTCCCGCCGGGGTTCGTCCCCGAGGTCCTCATCGAATGATGTTTCAATTATAGGATGGTGTGTGAATCTCGGGATGCGACGAGGGCCATGGCGTTTCAGTCTTTCGCATAGACCCTCACGAAATCGACGATCATCGTCGAGGGCTCCGGCGTCTTGTCGACGGGCCAGCCGCCGCCGAGGGCGAGGTCGACGAGGAGGTACAGGGGGACCTTGGCTTCGGGAGGGGTGGGGTGGCTGCGGAGCGGGACGCCGTCGAAGTAGTAGGTGACCTGGGCGTCGTCGACCATCACGCCGTAGGTGTGGAATTCGGCCGTCATGTCGGGGACCAGGGCGACGTCGCCGTCGGCCGTGTGCTTGCCACCCGGCGGGGGCCAGAGATGGGTCGTGGTGTGGAGGGCGTTGTCGTTGACGCCGTATTGTTCGACCACGTCCAGCTCGATCTGCGTGATCGTCTTCTTATCCTTCGGCTCCTTCAACTGGGGGACGCCCAGCAGCCAGAAGGCGGGCCAGGTGCCGGGCCCTTTGGGGAACTTCGCCCGCATCTCGAAGTAGCCGAACTTCTGCGAGAAGCCCTGGCCCGTGGGGTCGACCGACGCCAGCAGGCCCGACCGCCACTTGCCGTCGACCTTCCTGGCGGTGATGTGGAGCATCCCGTCCTTCAACTCGAACGGGAAGCCGGGCTTCGGGTCGGCGAAACCGGCGTCGCCGAAGTCCCCCGAATACGGCGTGTGGGCGATCCAGCGCGTGCCGGGGCCCCAGGCCGAGACGTCTAGCGGTCCGTTGAACTCTTCGCTGAAGGTGCGCCGCCAGCCCGTGAGATTCAGGCTCGGCGGCGGCAGCTTGGGGATGGGTGCGTCGGCGCGGATCTCCAGGGAGCCGACCCGACAGGCGTCCTCGCCGATCATCGCCAGGCTCGACGCCGTTGCCGCGCGGAACGGCTTGCGGCCCCCGCCCTTCGCGGCCGGCTTGCCCGACCAGAAGCCAACGACGACTTCATAACGCCCCGGCGCGACGTTCGACGGCACGATGACCGTCTTGCTGTACGTGACCCGGCCTTTCCAGTCGGCCGTCGGTCGGCCCGGGTCGTGATCGGCCTGGAAGACCATCTGGCCTTTCTCGTTGCGGAAGTGGACGAAGACGCTGCACTCGATCCCCAGCGGCTCGGCGTCCCAGGTGTAGCTCATCCGCGTCCCGAACCCCGGTCGACAGATGGCGGGCTCGATCGTGCACGCGACGAGCGTCGGCTTCCCCGCGGCGGGCGGGACCGCGGCGAGATCGTCGACCCACAGGCTCCCCCGTCCCGCCTTCACCGCGTTCTTGCCGATGTTCAGCCCGATCCCCTTCGCCGGCCCGTGCCAACGGCCGTCGTTCGCGCCACCCCAGTGCTCGCCGCCGACGAGGCCGGTGATCGGGAGGTCCAGTTCCCGCCAGTCGCGATCGGCACCCTCGGGGAGCCTGGCCTTCGACTGGTGGCACTGGCCAGTGGCGTCGACGATCCGGACGCCGATCTCCGCGAGATCCCGCGCCTGCACCCAGACCCGGAGCCGTTCGACGTCCGGCAACTCCAACCCTTCCAGATCCCGCCAGACCCCGACGTACGCCCCGCCCGCGCGGAAGTCGCCGTCGAGCCGAAGCGACGCCTTGCCGCCATGCGCAAACGTCGCATCCCGCTCCATCGCCCCCTTCGCCCCCGGGAACTCCTCGCCGCCGACGAACTTCCAACCCTTCAGATCCCCCTCGAAGCCATCGACCGTGATCCCGGTCGACTGCGCCGAAGCTGAGGATGTTGTCAGGATGACCCAGACGAGCCAGAGCGATGAGCGGACGAAGTTCGGACGCATGGGAGGTGTCCTCATGAACCCGGGCAGGGTGGGGCTGCGGCTTCTCGGAGTCTGGCGGGAGCGTCGAGGCGGGACAAGAGGCGTGATTTCGCGGCGGCTTCGATTGGGTTCGGTCGGTGCGGCGTGTTCGAGGCTTTTGATGTCGCAAGGCCTGTGTTTTCAGTAGGTTGTGGTTTCTGGCGGCGGCTCGGCGATTGGCTTCGGTCGACGACTTCTCGTGGGGCGTTTCACTCGATCTCACCACCAGGCAGAGCGATCTGGGTGCCATGCCCACGCTCGTTCGTGGGCATGCGATCAGCAACGGTCGCGCGTCAGCTCTCGTCGGTTCATGGCCATGCAAGCGTGGTCGTGCCGTTCGTCATCCGTCCAAGTAGTAGGGTACGACCGAAACGCCAGGCTTGGTCGAGGGGCCAGGGATATGGGGAGTGTGCGGGTGAGGTCGACGCGGTCGGCGGGGACTCCCCAGGCGGGGCGGGGTGTGCCATAATCGCGGGGTGGAATCTCGCATGAAGGGCCATGGGGCCGCATGCGGGGAGGGGGAAGGAGTCGGTGATGGTCTCGGTGCATTTACTGCCGGCGTTGATCCCGTCGGGGGCGTTGCGCGGGGGGGTGGCGGTCGTGATCGACGTGCTGCGAGCCTCCACGACGATCGCCCACGCGCTGGCGCACGGTTGTGAGGCCGTGCTCCCCTGCCTGGAAATCGACGAGGCCCGGCGGATCGCGGCGGATTTTCCGAGAGGTCAGGCGCTGCTCGGCGGCGAACGTCGGGGAGAGCCGATCGCGGGGTTCGACCTGGGGAACTCGCCGGGCGACTACTCGGCGAAAGCCTGCTGCGGCAAGACGCTGGTGATGACCACTACCAACGGCACGAAGGCGCTGCTCGCCTGCCTGGATGCGGAAACGGTTCTCGTCGGTGCGTTCGTGAACTTCGCGGCGACCGTTCAGCGGTTGATCCACGAGGAGCGCCCCATCCACATCGTTTGCGCCGGGACCGAAGGCCAGATCAGCTACGAGGATTCGCTGCTGGCCGGCGCGTTCGCCAGCCGGCTCGCCGACCTGGAGCACGACCTGGCCAACGACCAAGCCGAGGTCGTCCACGGGCTCTGGGAGCACGTCGACGAGAGCATCCGGTCGTACGAGGACCACGGCCGTCGATCGGGCGAGGAGCCACCCCTGGTCCGCTACCTCAAGCGCGGGGCCGGCGGCCGTCGCGTGATGGAGCTGGGTCTGGGCGACGACATCGAAATCGCGGCCACCCTCAACCGGGACGACTGCCAGGTGGTCGTCGAATTGGCTCGCGACCCGCTGCGGCTGGTGGTTTCGGATTAAGACGAGGAAAGCTCGGGCTCCTGCTGAGAAAACGGAATGGAGTCGTGATCGGGTGGCATGGCCACGCTTGTCGTGGCCATGGATCGGCGAGGGATGTTTGCGAGACCATCGCCGATCGCATGCCCACGACGGGCGTGGGCATGGCACCCAAGCCAGATCCGGTCTCTTGTGGTAATCGGTCGTAGTTTCCAGAATACGGACCCGCGGCCAGGACCGCGGCGGAAGTGAATCGATCTCAAGAGGGGAAGGCGAGGGGGACGATGGAACTCGAAATGGACAAGCTGGTCTCGCTGTGCAAGCGGCGAGGGTTCATCTTCCCTTCGAGCGAGGTCTACGGCGGGATCAACGGTTTCTGGGACTACGGTCCGCTGGGCGTGGAGCTGAAGCGGAACATCAAGGAAGCCTGGTGGCGGGACAACGTCCAGATGCGCGACGACATGGTCGGCCTGGACTGCTCGATCATCATGAATCCGCGGGTCTGGGAGGCGTCCGGGCACGTCGGCGGGTTCAGCGACCCGATGGTCGACTGCCGGGCGACGAAGGAACGCTACCGGGCCGACCAGATGTACGTCTTCGCGTACCTCTTCCCCGCGACCAACGCCAAGGGGGAGCCGGCCGAAGCCTGGCTCGCCGGCCTGGGGGGCTCGCCCGAGGAGGCTGGCGAAGGCGTTGAGAAGCGCGCCGCGAAGCTCGCCAAGAAGCTGGGCAAGCCGACGGCCGACCCGGTGATCACGCCCTACCTCCAGATCGCCGCCGACGACCGCATCAAGGTCATCGGCCCCTCCACCGACGAGGCCGGCACGCTCACCGAGCCGCGCTCGTTCAACCTGATGTTCAAGACGTTCGTGGGGGCTCTTGAGTCCGAATCGAACGTCGCCTACCTGCGGCCGGAGACGGCCCAGGGGATCTTCGCCAACTTCAAGAACGTGGTCGACACGGCGCGGGTGAAGCTCCCCTTCGGCATCGCGCAGATCGGCAAGAGCTTCCGCAACGAGATCAACCCGCGCAACTTCACGTTCCGCTCGCGCGAGTTCGAGCAGATGGAGATCGAGTTCTTCTGCCGCCCCGAGGAGGCGAAGGACTGGTACAAGTACTGGCGCGACTCGCGGTTCGCCTGGTACACCGGCCTGGGCCTGCGGTCGGACAAGCTCCGCCTCCGCGACCACGACGCCGAGGAGTTGGCCTTCTACTCGACGGCCACCGCCGACATCGAGTACGCCTTCCCGTTCGGCGTCAGCGAGCTGGAGGGGATCGCCCACCGCGGGGCCTACGACCTGACCCAGCACATGAAGTTCAGCGGCAAGGACCTCTCGTACTTCGACGAGGAGAAGAAGGAGCGGCTGACGCCCCACGTCATCGAGCCCTCCGCCGGCGCCGACCGCGCCACGCTGGCCTTCCTCTGCGAGGCGTACGTCGAGGACGAGGTCGGCGGCGAGACGCGAACCGTCCTGAAGTTCCACCCCCGGATCGCCCCCGTGAAGGCCGCCGTCTTCCCGCTGGTCAAGCGCGACGGCATGCCCGAGAAGGCCGACGCGATCTATCGGGAATTGAAGAAGTCTTACAACGTCTATTA
The sequence above is a segment of the Paludisphaera rhizosphaerae genome. Coding sequences within it:
- a CDS encoding DUF1559 family PulG-like putative transporter — protein: MRTSSPRLGFTLIELLVVIAIIAVLIALLLPAVQAAREAARRAQCVNNLKQIGLGLANYESGVSAFPTSELERWAPGNTSPSALVMVLPYIEQTVLANALNYLNIAPAAGGPTFWNSTSPVNSTVQFAVINAYLCPSDQSRLTFAYGSTNYQACTGADANNFNSTTTVRTVTSVQSYAGVFNGLSVSNNMGAIVDGTSNTVGMSEVVKGIGQVNTWDPLKPGAYASRVSTAASNNPQTDNANCKTVNRSAASISAGWPFGGAWWWGRSGQTRYSHVMTPNDVSCAFGSTSNTDSNLDAITASSRHSGGVNAQFMDGSVRFIKDSISPATWWALATRSGGEVISSDSY
- a CDS encoding 2-phosphosulfolactate phosphatase: MVSVHLLPALIPSGALRGGVAVVIDVLRASTTIAHALAHGCEAVLPCLEIDEARRIAADFPRGQALLGGERRGEPIAGFDLGNSPGDYSAKACCGKTLVMTTTNGTKALLACLDAETVLVGAFVNFAATVQRLIHEERPIHIVCAGTEGQISYEDSLLAGAFASRLADLEHDLANDQAEVVHGLWEHVDESIRSYEDHGRRSGEEPPLVRYLKRGAGGRRVMELGLGDDIEIAATLNRDDCQVVVELARDPLRLVVSD
- a CDS encoding glycine--tRNA ligase, whose amino-acid sequence is MELEMDKLVSLCKRRGFIFPSSEVYGGINGFWDYGPLGVELKRNIKEAWWRDNVQMRDDMVGLDCSIIMNPRVWEASGHVGGFSDPMVDCRATKERYRADQMYVFAYLFPATNAKGEPAEAWLAGLGGSPEEAGEGVEKRAAKLAKKLGKPTADPVITPYLQIAADDRIKVIGPSTDEAGTLTEPRSFNLMFKTFVGALESESNVAYLRPETAQGIFANFKNVVDTARVKLPFGIAQIGKSFRNEINPRNFTFRSREFEQMEIEFFCRPEEAKDWYKYWRDSRFAWYTGLGLRSDKLRLRDHDAEELAFYSTATADIEYAFPFGVSELEGIAHRGAYDLTQHMKFSGKDLSYFDEEKKERLTPHVIEPSAGADRATLAFLCEAYVEDEVGGETRTVLKFHPRIAPVKAAVFPLVKRDGMPEKADAIYRELKKSYNVYYDEKGAIGRRYRRQDEAGTPFCITVDSQTATDDTVTFRDRDSCRQWRVPAAGAVQAVRDLLDGKPVPSA
- a CDS encoding glycoside hydrolase family 16 protein; its protein translation is MRPNFVRSSLWLVWVILTTSSASAQSTGITVDGFEGDLKGWKFVGGEEFPGAKGAMERDATFAHGGKASLRLDGDFRAGGAYVGVWRDLEGLELPDVERLRVWVQARDLAEIGVRIVDATGQCHQSKARLPEGADRDWRELDLPITGLVGGEHWGGANDGRWHGPAKGIGLNIGKNAVKAGRGSLWVDDLAAVPPAAGKPTLVACTIEPAICRPGFGTRMSYTWDAEPLGIECSVFVHFRNEKGQMVFQADHDPGRPTADWKGRVTYSKTVIVPSNVAPGRYEVVVGFWSGKPAAKGGGRKPFRAATASSLAMIGEDACRVGSLEIRADAPIPKLPPPSLNLTGWRRTFSEEFNGPLDVSAWGPGTRWIAHTPYSGDFGDAGFADPKPGFPFELKDGMLHITARKVDGKWRSGLLASVDPTGQGFSQKFGYFEMRAKFPKGPGTWPAFWLLGVPQLKEPKDKKTITQIELDVVEQYGVNDNALHTTTHLWPPPGGKHTADGDVALVPDMTAEFHTYGVMVDDAQVTYYFDGVPLRSHPTPPEAKVPLYLLVDLALGGGWPVDKTPEPSTMIVDFVRVYAKD
- a CDS encoding aldo/keto reductase, translating into MDLSRRQFIQTAAVGAAVAPSLGAAAAAGKLPSRPFGKTGMEVSILGFGSGSRFLMYDEDTALQALTKALEGGITYIDTANNYGNGKSEERIGRILPEWRSKVTLASKIAGRTADLFNRQLEASLKRLKTDHLDVCHLHALSGPEDLAKIEAPDGALKALYKARDEKIIRAAGISCHAAPESLKLALERHDFNATQMALNAALARMAEAKGGMKATPMPPPGSFEELALPVAVKKGLGIIAMKVFAQEQILGAAPVEKLLAYSLSLPVSLASVGMPKLEFIDRNLELARAFTPMSADDRHKLNDSIASERKAAVVEFFRDHLDA